A single Anopheles funestus chromosome 2RL, idAnoFuneDA-416_04, whole genome shotgun sequence DNA region contains:
- the LOC125766314 gene encoding ER degradation-enhancing alpha-mannosidase-like protein 3: MRTVKTGGETISHERLTFIAMVTSVVLVLAALSMALADQIPTVPTHNMSNKERNELKEEAREMFYHAYRAYMDNAYPADELMPLSCTGRYRGVTPSRGDLDDTLGNFSMTLVDTLDTLVVLGDIEEFEHAVKLVIKDVKFDNDIIVSVFETNIRMIGGLLSGHILAEYVQKQADVMTWYRGELLEMAKDLGYRLLPAFNTSTGIPHARVNLKHGMKVEALRHSRETCTACAGTILLEFAALSRLSGEPIFEVKAHAAMDALWKMRHRSSELMGTVLNVHSGDWIRRESGVGAGIDSYYEYCLKSYILLGDERYLARFNRHYHAIMKYISQGPMLLDVQMHRPHTKTRNFMDALLAFWPGLQVLSGDLKPAVQTHEMLYQVMQMHTFIPEAFTFDFQVHWGQHHLRPEFIESTYFLYRATGDHYYLHAGKKALKALQKHAKVPCGYAAVNDVRTGKHEDRMDSYVLSETFKYLFLLFSDPADLILNIEDFIFTTEAHLLPLTLGQLGNHTFNGVRDQDEQVHMLDYMRSCPSPNKLFPETVRRPLRDLVTGVCPRISSAKRLRAADFQASNTDHLRTVYDMGITMVSLGEGKVQLLHSFHNAKSPEDAERGLIFMQEMVELSNSNSIPNTQLQAVAYKRDGDRELRILEAGPSHFGMELVNDLSVVQRAVFAKPAKVCAALKNADEIRGKIVIIERGECTFVDKARRVQTAGAVAAIVFDNTPNTSINNQQMFAMSGDGRDDVQIPVVFLFTKEAEQLIKAVKEQPNLELTLMSVTGLKEKLAKEQRASTTKTDTKSSDAKATP; the protein is encoded by the exons ATGCGGACAGTTAAGACTGGGGGTGAGACCATCTCACACGAGCGGCTCACCTTCATAGCGATGGTGACAAGtgtggtgctggtgctggcAGCCCTTTCGATGGCCTTGGCGGATCAAATACCGACCGTACCTACGCACAACATGTCCAACAAGGAGCGAAACGAGCTTAA AGAGGAAGCCAGGGAAATGTTTTACCACGCGTACCGGGCGTACATGGACAATGCCTACCCAGCGGATGAACTGATGCCGTTAAGCTGCACTGGCCGTTACCGTGGTGTGACACCGTCCCGAGGCGACCTGGACGATACGCTCGGGAA TTTCTCTATGACCTTGGTGGACACGTTGGATACGCTGGTGGTGCTTGGTGATATAGAGGAGTTCGAACATGCCGTCAAGCTAGTGATCAAGGACGTGAAGTTTGATAACGACATCATAGTGTCGGTATTTGAAACCAACATTCGCATGATCGG TGGTCTTCTGTCCGGCCACATACTGGCAGAGTATGTGCAGAAGCAGGCCGACGTAATGACTTGGTATCGTGGCGAGTTGCTTGAGATGGCGAAAGATTTAGGCTATCGATTGCTGCCAGCATTTAACACTTCCACCGGAATACCGCATGCACGG GTGAATTTAAAGCATGGCATGAAAGTTGAAGCATTGCGACATTCGCGTGAAACTTGTACCGCTTGTGCCGGTACGATACTGTTAGAATTTGCCGCACTATCCCGGTTGAGTGGTGAGCCTATCTTTGAAGTGAAAGCTCACGCGGCCATGGATGCGCTGTGGAAAATGCGCCATCGTAGCTCGGAGCTGATGGGCACGGTGCTTAATGTACATTCCGGTGATTGGATACGGCGCGAATCGGGTGTTGGAGCCGGTATCGATTCGTACTACGAGTACTGCCTGAAGTCGTACATTCTGCTGGGAGATGAGCGTTACCTGGCCCGATTCAACCGCCACTATCACGCAATCATGAAGTATATCAGCCAAGGTCCAATGTTGCTCGATGTGCAGATGCATCGGCCACATACCAAGACGCGCAACTTTATGGATGCACTGCTTGCCTTTTGGCCCGGATTGCAGGTACTGTCTGGCGATCTGAAACCGGCCGTCCAGACGCACGAGATGCTGTACCAAGTGATGCAGATGCATACGTTCATTCCGGAGGCATTTACGTTTGACTTCCAG GTCCACTGGGGTCAGCATCATCTACGACCTGAATTCATTGAATCTACGTACTTCCTGTACCGAGCCACTGGCGATCATTACTATCTGCAT GCGGGCAAGAAAGCTCTAAAGGCACTTCAAAAACACGCCAAAGTTCCCTGCGGGTATGCCGCCGTGAACGATGTCCGCACGGGCAAACACGAGGATCGAATGGACTCGTACGTACTTTCCGAAACGTTCAAGTATCTCTTCCTGCTATTCTCAGATCCAGCGGATCTGATACTCAACATCGAAGACTTTATCTTCACTACCGAAGCTCATCTACTGCCACTCACGTTGGGACAGCTGGGAAACCACACATTTA ACGGTGTACGCGATCAGGACGAGCAGGTGCATATGCTCGATTACATGCGTTCCTGCCCTAGCCCGAACAAGTTATTTCCTGAAACAGTCCGGCGTCCACTCCGTGACCTCGTTACGGGAGTCTGTCCGCGCATATCGAGTGCCAAGCGACTTAGAGCGGCTGACTTTCAGGCAAGCAATACGGATCATTTACGAACAGTTTATGACATGGGCATTACGATGGTTTCTCTAGGCGAAGGCAAAGTTCAGCTGCTGCACAGCTTTCACAAT GCCAAATCACCCGAGGACGCCGAACGCGGCCTTATTTTCATGCAAGAAATGGTGGAGCTGTCGAACTCGAACTCCATCCCCAACACACAGCTGCAGGCGGTCGCATATAAACGGGACGGTGATCGGGAACTGCGTATCCTCGAAGCCGGTCCCAGTCACTTCGGCATGGAACTGGTGAACGATCTGTCCGTGGTGCAACGTGCCGTCTTTGCCAAACCGGCAAAGGTTTGTGCTG CCCTGAAAAATGCAGATGAAATACGTGGCAAAATTGTCATtatcgagcgaggcgagtgcACCTTCGTCGATAAAGCGAGACGTGTACAGACGGCAG GTGCTGTGGCGGCAATCGTGTTCGACAACACACCAAACACTTCGATCAACAATCAGCAAATGTTTGCCATGTCCGGTGACGGGCGGGACGATGTGCAGATACCGGTAGTGTTCCTTTTTACCAAGGAAGCGGAACAGCTTATCAAGGCGGTTAAAGAGCAGCCCAACCTCGAG CTCACGCTCATGTCCGTCACCGGGCTGAAGGAAAAACTAGCCAAGGAGCAGCGAGCAAGCACAACGAAGACTGACACGAAAAGTAGTGACGCTAAAGCGACGCCATAG